One Spiroplasma endosymbiont of Dioctria linearis DNA segment encodes these proteins:
- a CDS encoding glucose PTS transporter subunit IIA produces the protein MEKIKFYAPCDGKIFKIEDLKDGVFSEKMLGDGIYIEPESNTFYSPFEEASINMIFNTKHAMFIQCKNGPNVLIHIGLDTVNLKGKPFKIFTDINKQVSLKDKLVEVNFDMIKKNKLSLATPIVIEDNLEENWKFVLNENLKSVKKGDEIGYFYLDNQKDILKNIDALISINKYDKVAEDIYKFVGTSANYSKFYNCMTRFRLIIKNKSKVDLESIEKLSLVKGTHWNGEELQIIIGGEVQKVFTAFTILNDNLLKETNSVNVKRPFKERVMAALAGVMVPNLPIFIGVGMLMAVQSILIQAGVLVKPGPSGSLEEIDHFSQYFYIITDVAFKFLGLFVGYNTIRYLGGNSQMGLLICLVIANPFLFQNATPIWTWFKIGDVSIGIKAYANTILPCVAAMIGYYWLDKWIKTWMPSMVDIIFRHTLAFIVIVSATFFFVGPTLGLVEYGIGYVVNQIGLLPLGIGVAIFSFVWQPAVVLGIHIAIAMPISVQVQQQIPQLLSPGLMYGVYGQVGALIGLIIRTKDAKLRAMGIANIPAGLIGVSEPILYGINLPKQKPFMAGNIGAAIGGMISGIIGVKMYVPGGYGIFSITGYIPGGAVNVAMFSMCLLITLASSALVTLLIYKERPDELKEIQKINKLLVYAYCQRNNLTKKEANAQLDVFLLRTNNFFSKEELKNIKELEKEIIILNKKEAVYEKYSEKYELQKNKYLLKLKQLRKNEKIEKIKTLYNTFENFEKNNKQEQMLKEINLFKENVKEKSKWFNSKQDEFMDLVSQNTIKFSNDLEFSSLVKLNNQYFNAIHSLDINYGLTQINNDYLRKKDIKIKVVN, from the coding sequence ATGGAAAAAATAAAATTTTATGCACCATGTGATGGAAAAATTTTCAAAATTGAAGATTTAAAAGATGGTGTTTTTAGTGAAAAAATGCTTGGAGATGGTATTTATATAGAACCAGAATCAAATACGTTTTATTCACCATTTGAAGAAGCAAGTATAAATATGATTTTTAATACAAAGCATGCAATGTTTATACAATGTAAAAATGGTCCAAACGTTTTAATTCATATAGGATTAGATACAGTAAATTTAAAAGGAAAACCTTTTAAAATTTTTACAGATATTAATAAGCAAGTTTCTTTAAAAGATAAACTTGTTGAAGTTAATTTTGATATGATAAAGAAAAATAAACTTTCTCTTGCTACTCCGATAGTTATTGAAGATAATCTTGAAGAGAATTGAAAATTTGTTTTAAATGAGAATTTAAAAAGTGTTAAAAAAGGTGACGAGATTGGTTATTTTTATTTAGATAATCAAAAAGATATCTTAAAAAATATAGATGCACTGATATCTATAAATAAGTATGATAAAGTAGCAGAAGATATTTATAAATTTGTAGGAACTTCTGCAAATTATTCTAAATTTTATAACTGTATGACACGTTTTAGATTAATTATTAAAAATAAATCAAAAGTTGATTTAGAAAGTATAGAGAAACTAAGTTTAGTAAAAGGGACTCATTGAAATGGTGAAGAACTTCAAATAATTATTGGTGGAGAGGTGCAAAAAGTATTTACAGCCTTTACTATATTAAATGACAATCTCTTAAAAGAGACAAATTCAGTTAATGTAAAGAGACCCTTCAAAGAAAGAGTTATGGCTGCCTTAGCAGGGGTTATGGTTCCTAATTTACCAATTTTTATTGGTGTGGGAATGCTAATGGCTGTTCAAAGTATTTTAATTCAAGCTGGAGTTTTAGTTAAACCTGGACCATCTGGTTCATTAGAAGAAATTGATCACTTTAGTCAGTATTTTTACATTATTACAGATGTTGCCTTTAAATTTCTAGGATTATTTGTTGGATACAACACAATTAGATATTTAGGTGGAAATTCTCAAATGGGCTTACTAATTTGTTTAGTAATCGCAAATCCATTTCTATTTCAAAATGCAACTCCTATTTGGACTTGATTCAAAATAGGAGATGTATCAATAGGGATCAAAGCATATGCAAATACAATATTGCCATGTGTAGCTGCAATGATTGGATATTATTGATTAGATAAATGAATTAAAACTTGAATGCCATCAATGGTAGATATAATTTTTAGACACACACTTGCTTTTATTGTAATAGTAAGCGCAACATTCTTTTTTGTAGGACCAACATTAGGTCTTGTTGAATATGGAATTGGCTATGTTGTAAATCAAATTGGATTACTTCCCTTAGGAATTGGGGTTGCTATCTTTTCATTTGTTTGGCAACCAGCAGTTGTTCTTGGAATTCACATTGCTATTGCAATGCCAATTTCTGTACAAGTTCAACAACAAATTCCACAATTATTAAGTCCAGGTTTAATGTATGGTGTTTATGGACAAGTAGGAGCTTTAATTGGTTTAATTATTAGAACCAAAGATGCTAAATTAAGAGCTATGGGAATTGCTAATATACCAGCAGGATTAATAGGGGTTTCAGAACCTATATTATATGGAATAAACTTGCCAAAACAAAAACCATTTATGGCCGGAAATATTGGAGCTGCTATTGGGGGAATGATATCTGGTATTATTGGTGTCAAAATGTATGTTCCAGGAGGTTATGGAATATTTTCAATAACAGGTTATATTCCTGGTGGAGCTGTCAATGTAGCTATGTTTTCAATGTGTTTACTAATAACTCTTGCTTCAAGTGCTTTAGTAACATTATTGATCTATAAAGAAAGACCTGATGAATTAAAAGAAATTCAAAAGATAAATAAATTATTAGTTTATGCTTATTGTCAAAGAAATAATCTAACTAAAAAAGAAGCTAATGCTCAATTAGATGTCTTTTTATTAAGAACAAATAATTTCTTTTCAAAAGAAGAGTTAAAAAACATTAAAGAGTTAGAAAAGGAAATAATCATTTTAAATAAAAAAGAAGCTGTTTATGAAAAATATAGTGAGAAGTACGAACTACAAAAAAATAAATATCTTCTAAAGCTAAAACAATTACGTAAAAATGAAAAAATTGAAAAAATAAAAACTCTATATAATACATTTGAAAATTTTGAAAAAAACAATAAACAAGAGCAAATGTTAAAAGAAATTAACTTATTTAAAGAAAATGTTAAAGAAAAATCAAAATGATTTAATAGTAAGCAAGATGAGTTTATGGATTTAGTCTCTCAAAATACTATAAAATTTTCAAATGATTTAGAATTTTCCAGTTTAGTTAAACTGAATAATCAATATTTTAATGCAATACATTCTTTAGATATAAATTATGGATTGACTCAAATTAACAATGATTATTTAAGAAAAAAAGATATCAAAATAAAGGTGGTTAATTAA
- a CDS encoding lipoprotein — protein sequence MKKLLGILSALGLVATSSLGVVACGTNENVVDQSLDEVIKEFQKEINDIVNNHISENNKNFFIVDSDNNRKMKFFTKQKFESYMGELKLNKADDSIRNDIIEDFNNMFKVDELKEKINNLQKLEKYSIILNNIGSVFKDITLSSNDKIYLESREPSTSKGVWFGITKFEFSISVNFKNKSSQLEEYKISDVSRTISLTDNEKVGGDIQEFYNEIGQTFIKSEISRISSNKLILKDKTYLENVDNEILTLLNNDSFSREFIQLVQKEFEINVSISSKDSFENLKTDISYRENAIDLDDKSIDKITEYYNLFFRESGSLSKIIDETYEVSNKYINEKIMNSLNNLEAKLGEQDEMQQFINATLKYLNVNLTKLKYEVEENSYVDIPDLNLNFGLFKDSKDKDRVSLDKDIIKNVNLAKEEFSRTYQTKLDDKYLIKEFPEAIISFKDKSQIIRRWIYDDYPPTMQFKKGTNNINDYTNLNYSHLIDYKNQFLNRSKQKNFKFDVSWEVPNGYDSEIANDRIARDMGGKNIYQKHLAIRTKSEEGFTLTWKTTKFNLVLGLDYLNFNFKYFLESISSKTFSTILLFTHND from the coding sequence ATGAAAAAATTATTAGGTATTTTAAGTGCATTGGGACTTGTTGCAACATCAAGTTTAGGTGTTGTAGCATGTGGAACTAATGAAAATGTTGTTGATCAATCTCTTGATGAAGTTATTAAAGAATTTCAAAAAGAAATTAATGATATAGTTAATAATCATATTTCAGAGAATAATAAAAATTTCTTTATTGTAGATTCTGATAACAATAGAAAAATGAAATTTTTTACAAAACAGAAATTTGAAAGTTATATGGGTGAACTAAAACTAAATAAGGCAGATGATTCTATTAGAAATGATATTATTGAAGATTTTAATAATATGTTTAAGGTAGATGAATTAAAGGAAAAAATAAATAATTTACAAAAACTTGAAAAGTACTCTATCATATTAAACAACATCGGATCAGTTTTTAAGGATATAACTTTAAGTTCGAATGATAAAATTTACTTAGAGAGTAGAGAACCTTCAACTTCTAAAGGAGTTTGATTTGGTATAACTAAATTTGAATTTTCAATATCAGTTAATTTTAAAAATAAAAGTAGTCAATTAGAGGAGTATAAAATTAGTGATGTATCTCGTACAATTTCATTGACTGATAATGAAAAAGTAGGTGGAGACATTCAAGAATTTTATAATGAAATTGGTCAAACTTTTATAAAAAGTGAAATTAGTAGAATTAGTTCTAATAAGCTTATATTAAAAGATAAAACCTACTTAGAAAATGTTGATAATGAGATATTAACTTTATTAAATAATGACTCATTTTCAAGAGAATTTATTCAGCTAGTTCAAAAAGAATTTGAAATTAATGTTTCAATTTCCTCTAAAGACTCTTTTGAGAACTTAAAAACAGATATTTCTTATAGAGAAAATGCAATAGATTTAGATGATAAATCTATTGATAAAATTACTGAATATTATAATTTATTTTTTAGAGAATCTGGCAGTCTTTCAAAAATAATTGATGAGACATATGAAGTTTCAAATAAATATATTAATGAAAAAATTATGAATTCATTAAATAATTTAGAGGCAAAGTTAGGTGAACAAGATGAGATGCAACAATTCATTAATGCTACTTTAAAATATTTAAATGTAAATTTAACTAAATTAAAATATGAAGTTGAAGAAAATAGTTATGTAGATATTCCTGATTTAAACTTAAATTTTGGACTTTTTAAGGATTCTAAAGATAAAGACAGAGTCTCATTAGATAAAGATATAATAAAAAATGTAAATCTTGCAAAGGAGGAGTTTTCAAGGACATATCAAACTAAATTGGATGATAAGTATCTTATTAAAGAGTTTCCAGAGGCTATTATTTCGTTTAAAGATAAATCACAAATAATACGTAGATGAATATACGATGATTATCCTCCAACAATGCAATTTAAAAAAGGTACGAATAATATAAATGATTATACAAATTTAAATTACAGTCATCTAATAGACTATAAAAATCAATTTCTTAATAGATCAAAGCAAAAAAATTTTAAATTTGATGTTTCATGAGAAGTTCCAAATGGATATGATTCAGAAATTGCGAACGATAGAATTGCTAGGGATATGGGTGGAAAAAACATTTATCAAAAACATTTAGCGATACGTACGAAAAGTGAAGAGGGATTTACTTTAACTTGAAAAACTACAAAATTTAATTTAGTACTTGGATTGGATTATTTAAATTTCAATTTTAAATATTTTTTAGAATCAATTAGTAGTAAAACTTTTAGTACAATTCTTTTATTTACTCATAATGATTAA
- a CDS encoding ABC transporter ATP-binding protein → MEKLIVFDNFLKKFKSNKIGPISFQIEKGKICGLLGSSGSGKTVILNSLLGIIKKYRGTILIDKIKRKSWKYHKSNRKIGYYTQMDFALHDISAYNFLKDSCMIMGVKKKKIKEKVKYWMQYFDVWEHRNKKIKDFSWGMKNRINLILCFIKDPEIIIMDEPGANLDSYWRNKVKNLLIEF, encoded by the coding sequence ATGGAAAAATTAATTGTTTTTGATAATTTTTTAAAAAAATTTAAATCTAATAAAATTGGACCAATAAGTTTTCAGATAGAAAAGGGAAAAATATGTGGTCTTTTAGGAAGTAGTGGTAGTGGAAAGACTGTTATTTTAAATTCCTTATTGGGTATTATTAAAAAATATAGGGGAACTATATTAATTGATAAAATAAAAAGAAAATCATGGAAATATCATAAATCAAATAGAAAAATAGGTTATTATACTCAAATGGATTTCGCTTTACATGACATATCAGCATATAATTTTTTGAAAGATAGCTGTATGATAATGGGAGTTAAAAAGAAAAAAATAAAGGAAAAGGTTAAATATTGAATGCAATATTTTGATGTTTGAGAGCATCGAAATAAAAAGATTAAAGATTTTTCATGGGGAATGAAAAATAGAATAAATCTAATACTTTGTTTTATTAAAGATCCTGAAATAATAATTATGGATGAACCAGGAGCAAATTTGGATTCTTATTGAAGAAATAAAGTAAAAAATTTATTGATTGAATTTTAA
- a CDS encoding dual specificity protein phosphatase has product MSKKIVENLYLGDMNSIPNDSQLILSCAQEIFLDQNPKEGENKLIDQKSNRIFYNFEDYSYFEDIDESLILDAIKQIEDNIENKKIYIHCVWGVNRSASIVFMYLVRNKIIEANSYFDAQKKYWKIYPNHSPNPGWKKFLELNFPYKF; this is encoded by the coding sequence ATGAGTAAAAAAATAGTTGAAAATTTATATCTTGGAGATATGAACAGTATTCCAAATGATTCACAATTAATTTTAAGTTGTGCTCAAGAAATTTTTCTTGATCAAAATCCAAAAGAGGGAGAAAATAAATTAATCGATCAAAAAAGTAATAGAATTTTTTATAATTTCGAAGATTATTCTTACTTTGAAGATATTGATGAGTCATTAATTTTGGATGCAATAAAACAAATTGAAGATAATATAGAAAATAAGAAAATTTATATTCACTGTGTTTGAGGAGTTAATAGAAGTGCAAGTATTGTTTTTATGTACTTAGTAAGAAATAAGATAATAGAAGCTAATTCTTATTTTGATGCTCAAAAGAAATATTGAAAAATTTATCCTAATCATTCACCAAATCCTGGTTGAAAAAAATTTTTAGAACTCAATTTCCCATATAAATTTTAA
- the yihA gene encoding ribosome biogenesis GTP-binding protein YihA/YsxC has protein sequence MIKQAKFITSAANKSGWLQDNIKEVCFIGRSNVGKSTFINALTNQNKLAKTSSTPGKTRLLNFFDINNGEFRIVDAPGYGYARVNRDQKLAFGKMMDEYLTNREELKFICQLVDLRHKPTIDDIEMYNFFKHHEIKVFIVATKRDKCKKNDIVKNEKIVKQTLNLATEDKFLAISSTEKNNLDKVYEIFMEMFEMN, from the coding sequence ATGATAAAGCAAGCAAAATTTATTACATCAGCTGCAAATAAGAGTGGTTGATTACAAGATAATATCAAGGAAGTGTGCTTTATTGGTAGAAGTAATGTTGGTAAATCAACTTTTATAAATGCACTTACAAATCAAAACAAACTAGCTAAAACTTCATCAACACCTGGTAAAACAAGATTGTTAAATTTCTTTGATATCAATAATGGGGAATTTAGAATTGTGGATGCTCCAGGTTATGGTTATGCTAGAGTAAATCGTGATCAAAAATTAGCTTTTGGTAAAATGATGGATGAATATTTAACTAATAGAGAAGAGTTAAAATTTATTTGTCAATTAGTTGATTTACGTCATAAACCAACCATTGATGATATTGAAATGTATAATTTTTTTAAACATCATGAGATAAAGGTATTTATAGTTGCTACTAAAAGAGATAAATGTAAAAAAAATGATATTGTAAAAAACGAAAAAATAGTGAAGCAAACTTTGAACTTAGCTACAGAAGATAAATTTTTAGCAATATCTTCAACTGAAAAAAATAACCTAGATAAGGTTTATGAAATTTTTATGGAAATGTTTGAAATGAATTAG
- a CDS encoding glycoside hydrolase family 1 protein — translation MKLKKNNFPKDFLWGASISAFQSEGAYNEDNKGMSVQDIKKYGDDVSDFKVASDFYHKYKEDITLFKEMGLKSFRFSIAWSRIIPTGDGEINEKGLQFYENLIDELIKNNIEPIPTLYHFDLPLSLQEQGGWNNRELVVSAYLKYAETLFKRFAKKIKYWITFNEQNVMIMIGSKVSILNGSQSAVNEKELYQQSHNMFIAQAKAVELLRKYSTQAKIGPALNNVCIYPDSKKPEDYLSAQNASIMRNWYYLDAIVRGNYNPIAKKYFLDNNLMPEILENDLDILKKGKPDFLSINYYTSGTVKENQEDTNKPIKVDQQTMFDINGLFSYSKNEYLGKTEFGWAMDPVGLRITLREVYERYQLPLMISENGLGLSEKLENETVNDQMRIDYYHQHIEQLQLAISEGVEVIAYNPWSAIDLVSSHQGFKKRYGFIYVDRTENDLKELKRYKKKSFYWYKDLISKNGDIF, via the coding sequence ATGAAATTAAAGAAAAATAATTTTCCTAAGGATTTTCTATGAGGAGCTTCTATTTCAGCATTTCAATCTGAAGGAGCTTATAATGAAGATAATAAGGGGATGTCTGTTCAAGATATAAAAAAATATGGAGATGATGTCAGTGACTTTAAAGTTGCATCAGATTTTTATCATAAATATAAAGAAGATATTACTTTATTTAAAGAAATGGGCTTAAAATCTTTTAGATTTTCAATTGCTTGGTCAAGAATAATACCAACAGGAGATGGAGAAATTAATGAAAAGGGATTGCAATTTTATGAAAATTTAATTGATGAACTAATTAAAAATAATATTGAACCAATTCCAACTTTATATCACTTTGATTTACCTCTCTCTTTACAAGAACAAGGTGGGTGAAATAATAGGGAATTAGTAGTAAGCGCCTATTTAAAGTACGCTGAGACACTGTTTAAGCGATTTGCTAAGAAAATAAAATACTGAATTACATTTAATGAACAAAATGTAATGATCATGATTGGAAGTAAAGTTTCTATTTTAAATGGTTCACAAAGTGCAGTAAATGAAAAAGAATTGTATCAGCAATCTCATAATATGTTTATTGCTCAAGCTAAAGCAGTTGAATTATTAAGAAAATACTCTACACAAGCAAAAATAGGGCCTGCCCTGAACAATGTTTGTATATATCCCGATTCTAAGAAGCCAGAGGACTATTTAAGTGCTCAAAACGCTAGTATAATGAGAAATTGATACTATTTAGATGCCATTGTTAGAGGAAATTATAATCCAATTGCTAAAAAGTATTTTTTAGATAATAATCTTATGCCAGAAATATTAGAAAATGATCTCGATATTCTTAAAAAAGGTAAACCTGATTTTTTATCAATAAATTACTATACATCAGGAACAGTAAAAGAGAATCAAGAAGATACTAATAAGCCCATTAAAGTAGATCAGCAAACCATGTTTGATATTAATGGTTTATTTAGCTATTCAAAAAATGAATATCTAGGAAAAACAGAATTTGGATGAGCAATGGATCCAGTTGGTTTAAGAATTACATTAAGAGAGGTATATGAAAGATATCAATTACCATTAATGATCTCTGAAAATGGACTTGGATTATCAGAAAAACTTGAAAATGAGACTGTTAATGATCAAATGAGAATTGATTATTATCATCAACACATTGAACAATTGCAATTGGCAATTTCAGAAGGTGTTGAAGTTATTGCATATAACCCCTGAAGTGCAATTGATTTAGTATCTTCTCATCAGGGGTTTAAAAAGCGTTATGGTTTTATCTATGTAGATAGAACAGAAAATGACTTAAAAGAACTAAAAAGATATAAGAAAAAATCATTTTACTGATATAAGGATTTAATATCAAAAAATGGTGATATTTTTTAA
- a CDS encoding alpha/beta hydrolase, with amino-acid sequence MDYKKSLKKIKKYHYNWLNFTLMILLFPIVLILSILCSIIFVPYLFKYTREGKYKSVEFNTYEHLLYDLEVKKINNFNIKKEQIREFNIGPTSEQISALIVKNKDSKKWVIGLHGFKRNKYMGLRGVFHLYEKGYNIICFDAFAHGSTYGKYSDFGLTNAKVLNEVITWIKNSFEVEEIGVFGTSMGATSAIFFAKKYYEKNKIDWLIADCPFTQAVPQIRFFLQKYMIIPWWLMSLGINRNFRKYAKMNIKDVNLLKEDNNINDLKILFIHGKKDDFILYDNSVVLYSLKNLLEKVKLSQIKLYENANHSSSMHKNLQDYIDTTIGFINN; translated from the coding sequence ATGGATTATAAAAAAAGTTTAAAAAAAATAAAAAAATATCACTATAATTGATTAAATTTTACATTAATGATCCTTCTTTTTCCTATTGTATTAATTTTATCAATTTTATGTTCTATTATTTTTGTACCATACTTGTTTAAGTATACAAGAGAAGGAAAATACAAAAGTGTTGAATTTAACACCTATGAGCACTTACTTTATGATTTAGAAGTTAAAAAAATTAATAATTTTAATATTAAAAAAGAACAAATTAGAGAATTTAATATTGGACCAACTAGTGAGCAAATCAGTGCTCTAATTGTTAAAAATAAAGACTCAAAAAAATGAGTTATTGGACTACACGGTTTTAAAAGAAATAAGTATATGGGTTTAAGAGGAGTTTTTCATCTCTATGAAAAAGGTTATAATATTATTTGCTTTGATGCCTTCGCCCATGGTTCAACTTATGGTAAGTATTCTGATTTTGGACTTACAAATGCAAAAGTACTAAATGAAGTAATTACTTGAATAAAAAACTCATTTGAAGTTGAAGAAATTGGAGTTTTTGGCACAAGTATGGGTGCTACTAGTGCAATATTTTTTGCAAAAAAATACTATGAAAAAAATAAAATAGATTGATTAATTGCTGATTGTCCATTTACTCAAGCTGTTCCACAAATTAGATTCTTTTTACAAAAATATATGATAATCCCTTGATGATTAATGTCATTAGGAATAAATCGTAATTTTAGAAAATATGCTAAAATGAATATTAAAGATGTTAATTTACTAAAAGAAGATAATAATATAAATGATCTAAAAATTTTATTTATTCATGGTAAAAAAGATGATTTCATTTTATATGATAATTCAGTTGTTCTATATTCCTTAAAAAACTTACTTGAAAAAGTCAAATTAAGTCAAATTAAGTTATATGAAAATGCAAATCATTCAAGTTCAATGCATAAAAACTTACAAGATTATATTGATACAACTATTGGTTTTATAAATAATTAA
- a CDS encoding S1 RNA-binding domain-containing protein yields MGTIVNITITKIVDFGAFCDAEIDGKIYKGLIHISEIADAYVTNVADYVTVGQQMDGYVISVDESKDQAKLSLKRVSK; encoded by the coding sequence ATGGGTACAATTGTAAATATTACTATTACTAAAATTGTCGATTTCGGAGCATTTTGTGATGCTGAAATTGATGGTAAAATCTACAAGGGTCTTATTCATATTTCAGAAATTGCTGACGCTTACGTAACAAACGTAGCTGACTATGTAACAGTAGGTCAACAAATGGATGGATATGTTATTTCAGTTGATGAAAGCAAAGACCAAGCTAAGTTATCATTAAAAAGAGTATCAAAATAA
- a CDS encoding NAD(P)-dependent oxidoreductase, giving the protein MSKKVVCYGVRESERAIFKEVANKFTYELILEEKLLTHENIKTAKGAYAVILRANCIADKINLDKFKEYGIQYVLTRTVGYNHIDLNYAKELGFRMARVPFYSPNAVSELAVSLAIGMMRNIFYMQKRSEEKNFIVDNFMYAKEIRNSTIGIIGTGRIGMETAKAFKGMGAKILGYDVFPNKLNEDILTYVDFETIAKESDTIIVHCPLIEGENNEFINKNFFNKMKNGSFFLNMSRGELINNEDLLEAVKTNKLKGVALDTLSNESQIFFKDFKNSKLPFEVYEQLLSFSPRVIITPHIGSYTDEAIKNMIEISLENLQEFELSNSCKNSI; this is encoded by the coding sequence ATGTCTAAAAAAGTTGTATGTTATGGTGTTAGAGAGTCTGAAAGAGCAATATTTAAAGAAGTTGCTAATAAGTTCACTTATGAGCTAATTTTAGAAGAAAAATTATTAACTCACGAGAATATTAAAACAGCAAAGGGAGCATATGCAGTTATTTTAAGAGCAAATTGTATTGCTGATAAAATAAATTTAGATAAGTTTAAAGAATATGGAATTCAATATGTTCTTACAAGAACAGTTGGATATAATCATATTGATTTAAATTATGCCAAGGAATTAGGTTTTAGAATGGCAAGAGTTCCATTTTACTCACCAAATGCCGTAAGTGAACTTGCTGTTTCACTGGCTATTGGAATGATGAGAAACATTTTTTATATGCAAAAGAGAAGTGAAGAAAAAAATTTTATTGTGGACAACTTTATGTATGCAAAAGAAATTAGAAATTCTACAATTGGAATAATAGGAACTGGAAGAATTGGAATGGAAACTGCAAAAGCATTTAAAGGTATGGGAGCAAAAATACTAGGTTATGATGTTTTTCCTAATAAGTTAAATGAAGATATTTTAACTTATGTTGATTTTGAAACTATAGCAAAAGAAAGTGACACAATAATAGTCCATTGTCCCTTAATTGAAGGAGAAAATAATGAATTTATTAATAAGAATTTCTTTAATAAAATGAAAAACGGTTCTTTCTTTTTGAATATGTCAAGAGGAGAATTAATTAATAATGAGGATTTATTGGAAGCAGTTAAAACAAATAAACTTAAGGGTGTAGCATTAGATACACTTTCAAATGAATCTCAGATTTTTTTTAAGGATTTTAAAAATTCTAAACTTCCATTTGAAGTATATGAACAATTACTATCTTTTTCGCCAAGAGTTATAATAACCCCTCATATAGGTAGTTATACAGATGAGGCTATAAAAAACATGATAGAGATCTCATTAGAAAATTTACAAGAGTTTGAATTAAGCAATAGTTGCAAAAACTCAATTTAA
- a CDS encoding AEC family transporter — MYLSTNIGETIVKVLGDWGFWGAILSTLAVIFLGYILTKKNILNKEWDKVFVKVVMLIGLPALALDGFLIDIKVQDLINQLGVLIIGFLFYSIMLFTSRYFFLKTNKDIQDTLAMCVALASTTFFGLPIVGAIFDKAGTLSGNLFNVPYRIFLYSLALMIMSRKNLAVTLTREQKKELKLELAKLPVEEKKINKKERNIQIKKSLKTIFINPILIATFVGLFIWVTQLIPGIDLLKKGEVNYSILRIDILFPPISKTLKLVAGICTPLAYLAIGMSLASSDIKAAAKSKLVWYSTFIKVIVSPLIILLMAVGYAAIGKAITGNSVLTEANLGALVVMTAAPPASVVISYAISYDKEKILASNLSVLATLMSVIMMPFWIIIVKVIAATNLFS; from the coding sequence ATGTATTTGTCAACAAATATTGGAGAAACCATTGTCAAGGTACTTGGCGATTGAGGATTTTGAGGAGCTATTTTGTCAACTTTAGCAGTAATTTTTTTGGGTTATATATTAACTAAAAAAAATATCCTTAATAAGGAATGAGATAAAGTATTTGTAAAAGTTGTTATGCTAATCGGATTACCTGCGCTTGCCCTGGATGGATTCTTAATAGATATCAAAGTACAAGATCTTATTAATCAACTTGGAGTTTTAATTATTGGTTTTTTATTTTATTCCATTATGCTATTCACTTCAAGATACTTTTTTTTAAAAACCAATAAAGATATTCAAGATACTTTAGCAATGTGTGTTGCTTTAGCTTCAACAACTTTCTTTGGTTTACCAATAGTAGGAGCAATTTTTGATAAGGCAGGAACTCTATCAGGAAACTTATTCAATGTACCATATAGAATATTTTTATATAGTTTAGCACTAATGATTATGAGTCGAAAAAACCTTGCAGTTACGCTTACAAGAGAACAAAAAAAAGAGCTTAAACTAGAACTTGCTAAACTACCTGTTGAGGAAAAGAAAATAAATAAAAAAGAAAGAAACATTCAAATAAAAAAAAGTTTAAAAACAATTTTTATAAATCCTATTTTAATTGCCACTTTTGTAGGTTTATTTATTTGAGTTACACAATTAATTCCGGGAATTGATTTATTAAAAAAAGGTGAAGTGAATTATTCTATTTTGAGAATAGATATTTTATTTCCACCAATTAGTAAAACATTAAAACTAGTTGCTGGAATTTGCACACCCTTAGCATATTTAGCTATTGGAATGAGTTTAGCTTCAAGTGATATAAAAGCCGCAGCTAAGTCAAAACTAGTATGGTATTCAACATTTATAAAAGTAATAGTATCACCATTAATTATTTTACTAATGGCGGTTGGTTATGCAGCAATTGGAAAAGCAATTACTGGTAATAGTGTTCTTACAGAAGCAAATCTAGGAGCGCTTGTTGTAATGACTGCAGCACCACCAGCTTCTGTGGTTATATCATATGCAATTTCATATGATAAAGAAAAAATTCTTGCTAGTAACTTATCAGTTTTAGCAACATTAATGTCTGTTATAATGATGCCATTTTGAATTATTATAGTTAAAGTTATTGCAGCAACTAATTTGTTTAGTTAG